The Macaca mulatta isolate MMU2019108-1 chromosome 19, T2T-MMU8v2.0, whole genome shotgun sequence sequence atctatggtTGCTTTCGTGCTAAAATAGCAGAGACATTCCCTGACTGCTGCTTGAAATAGTTGTATCttgtaaagaagaaaggaaatgaatatttatactcttaaaatttttcttattttcttcataccTTCTTAAAGACCTTAGTGTTATTTTTACCTTAAGCCTGAAGAATTTCCTATAGGCCCCACTCCCCCGCCTTCCCCCGCCCCAGAGATGgaggtcttactttgttgcccggggtgatctcaaactcctagcttcaagcagtcttcctacctcagcccgGCAAAGTGCCCAGATTACAGaagtaagccaccatgcccggcctgttagCATTTTTGATGGTGCAGTCctgctggtgatgaattctctaggtttcatctgaaaatattttgatgtTGCCTTCATTTTGAATATATAGTTTGCTGCATGTGGAATTCTTGGCTATGTAGCAGTTTAATTAGGATTTGGCTAAGTGTGGTTTTCTTTGGTGTTTATCCTTTTAGGGTTAAACTCTttgaatatgtaaattaaaaGTTCTTGCCAAATTTGGATGTGTTAGGCCATTATTtccataaaatttatttatgccctttctttttctctccccattCTGGGACTCGAATTATATCCATGTTGGATTTTTGAATATGACCCACAGATCTTTGTGAGTCTGTTCATttttcatgattctttttttctttctgttcagaTTACTTCCTTTCTCTTGATTAATTTACATGGATACTGATTCCGTATTTCTGCTCTGCTATTGAGCTTatctagttaattttttatttcagttatttctttgaATACATTTAGAGCAGCTACTTTGtagcctttgttttttttgtttttttgcaaaaTCCAACATCAGGGCTCACTAGGAGTTAGTGTCTGTGATTGTCTTTTAGTGACTATAGGTCTTATTCCCCcactcctttttgttttgttttgtttgcatgttTAGTAATTTTTGCTAGAAAACTGGACATGATAAATATTATTGTAATCCAAATTCTGTTACGTCTGTTATGTTCTTCTGAgaattattagtagtagtagtagtagatAATTAGCTTGCTTGTAATCAAACATCAAACTTTGTCTCCCTGCTCAGTATAAAGCAGCTGATATATCCTCCTGGTTCTTCAAGCTTCTAGCTGCTGCCTTTTACCCTGACCTCCTGAAAGCAGATAGGTTCTCCCTTGTGTTCATGTACTTTTCTCTCAGTCAAGGAATTGGTGAGTGTTTAGATTTGGGGGCTTACGTCCCGCATTTCTCTTTTTCAAGTTTTACCCTCTACACTTCCTGCTGCTTTGTCAGTGCAAGCTGTGACACCTTAATCCAGTAagcctccagttttattcttcttggGCTGTGAGCAGGTTGTAGAATACCATCAGTCAAGAAGCAGAAGCCTTAGAATCTTACTAGgtgcacttttatttttcaagattctttTCTGTTGTAGTTTTGTCTGCTTTTTGCTAAGCCCTCTGTGATCTCTCCaacacatgcatattttatcaaCCAGGAGTTGTGGCAGAGTTTATGCtcagattttcattttcatcCTTTTTGCAGTTCCCTCGCTTCCAGAATTAACCTAAATTTCCAGCTCtcgtttcttttttattcttttttttttttgttttttggtaacaGTGTCTCTGCAGGgtcacaacctcggctcactgcaacctccgtctcctgggttcaagcaattctactgcctcagcctcccaattagctaggattacaggcgcccaccaccacacccagctaagttttgtatttttagtagagacagggtttcaccatgttagctaggctggtctcaaactcctgacctcagatgagccaccgcgcctggcctcggGCTCTCGTTTCTGTCCTCCATCACCTTTGAGGAAGTAAGTGGTGGTTTTATGCCATGAGAGCTGTGGGGTTTCAGGTACCATGATGCAAAAAAAGCCACAAAATTAGCAGTTACTGTACATTGCAGTTGCTGTCCTTCAAGGATAAGCTCTTTTCCCATTTCTGCCTGCTTTGGTTGCTTTCCAGTGCCTTCTATTAGTTGTTTATTGTATGGCATGTgcacattttataattattatctgAGGGACTGTTTCCCTTACTGTTTTACTCTGTTATTGCTGCATGCTGAAAAATCTCACCAAGCTAATACAAACCATTTTCTTCATGTATAACATACTCATGTTAAATGGGGAAACATTTACCTCATTAGTGAAGCCTGAGAAATTGTTCTACCTTTGTGATACATGCTGTATCTTGTACATATTTCTTTGTTGTACCTTCTTGCAGGTTTGTGTTGACTTACATTTTCTTGCAAGTATGTGTTACATGCCTCTGGTAACTTCTGAGCAGAAACGGTGTTTGTCTTGGCACTTccataaataaatacagttttcGGCATTAAGTGACTTCACAGTAAATATTCTTAGAATGTgttgtttaaaaattaactgatGGGTATTTCTACCTTGATTTTTGTTTCCCATTCAATATAAATCATAAAACAGGGAAAATTGTAGTCTTTCTATACAAGGATTCATATGAATGCCACAAGGAAGCAGGGTCAAAAGTAGTTCCCAATATCCAGTCcacctgttcttttctttcttttttttttttttttttttgacggagtcttgctctgtcacccaggctggaatgcagtggcatgatctgggctcactgcaacctccgcctcctggtttcaagctattctcctgcctcagcctcctgtgtaactgggattacaggtgcgcgccactatgcctagctaattttttttattcttagtagacatggggtttcatcatcttggccagggtggtctttaactcctgacctcaagtgatccacacacctcggcctcccaaagtgttaggattacaggcgtgagccactgtacccagccaagtCCATCTGTTCTGATTACAGTTCCTTCCATTCTAGGGATCAGTGTCATTCAATGATGTGACTGTGGACTTCACTCAGGAGGAGTGGCAGCACCTGGATCATGCTCAGAAGACTCTATATATGGATGTGATGTTGGAAAACTATTGCCACCTCATCTCTGTGGGTAAGAAAAATTCTCTTTGAAATTTTCAGTAGCATGTACTTCCTCTCAAAGTGCCTAAAGTATGTATAATCTTGAATTTCAGGAATAAAAGGTGATGAATTCCTTTTGGTTAGCAGAATGAATGATTGTGTCTTCACTTGCCCAGTGCAAGGTGCTACCTAGATTGATACACAAATGGGTATCTTAATTTGCAGTACTGAACATGCACCCTTCCTCATTTTCCAACAGTATTATAGCCCAATCAATGTAAGCCTTTTTTTCCCTTATCAGGGTGTCACATGACCAAACCTGATGTGATCCTCAAGTTGGAACGAGGAGAAGAGCCATGGACATCATTTTCAGGTCATACCTGCTTGGGTGAGTTTCTGGCTCCTAGGCAGACCTAGCAGAATGTAAATTTAAAGAGGTCAAATGGTGGGTGATACCTTTGAAATGTTTCAGGAGTATCTTTTTAAAGGCTCCTGACCTCTGAAAACCTTCACGCCTATAatctacactttgggaggccaaggtaagagtTTCAGGCCacgagttcaaagccagcctggacagcatagcaagaccccatcactacaaaaagacaaaaataaaaacttagccagggttgggtgtggtggctcatacctgtcatcccagcactttgggaggccaagatgggcagatcccttgagcccaggaggttgcaaccagcctgggaatcatggcaaaaccccatctttacaaaaaaaaaaaaaaaagttagctgggcatggtgttgtgcacctttagtcccagctactcaggaagctaaggtgggaggatcacttgagcccaggaggtcaagtctgtGGTCAGCCATGATTACACtgctccagcctggagacagagcaagatcctgtctcaaaaaaaaaaaaaaaagaaaagccaggaatgatggcatacacctgtggttccagctacttagaaggttgaggtaggagaatcacttgagcccaagggttcaaggttacagtgagctagaATTAcgccactacacaccagcctgggctacagagccaagaccctgtctcaaaaacaaaaacagaaccagACTTTTAAATATCACTCTTtctactgggcatggtggctcacacctgtaatcctagcacttcgcaaggctgaggcaggtggatcacctgaggtcgggagtttgaaaccaacctggccaacatagtgaaactctgtctctactaaaaatacaaaaattagctgggtgtggtggcacatgcctgtaatcccagtcactcgggaggctgagatcggagaatcgcttaaacacggtaggcagaggttccagtgagccaagatcgtgccactgcactccagcctgggcaatacagcaagactccatttcaaaaacacacacacacacacacacacacacacacacacacacatatatatatcactttTCCCAAATACATTCGTTCCTAGTTTGCTTCATATTATCAAAAATAACTGCCACTCTGAGTGTACCATAAGCCTTCTTTCTTTTAGATCTTTTTTATTGACTTGCGTCTCTTTTTCCAGCATTCTCAGTTCTTACCTTGCCATTGTGATAGATTTCATCAGGAaagctttatgtatttatttatttttggttgttttttgtttttgtttttgagacggaatcttactctgttgcccaggctggagtgcagtggtgtgatctcagctcactgcaacctccgcctcctgggttcaagcaattcttctgccttgacctcctaagtagctgggattacaggcgtgcaccaacaggcccagctaacttttttgtatttttagtagaggtggggtttcaccatattggccaggctggtctcaaactcctgagcttgtgatctgcccacctcgacttcccagagtgctgggattacagacttgagccactgcacctggcaccaTTATAATAGATTTCTTTCAGGCTTTCTTCAGCCtgtctttaaaaagagagaaaattattggTTAGTGGTCCTCTCCTTACTTaacatttcctttccttcatACCACCTCGGCTTTATTTTCTGTGCTAAGTTCCCCTTCTCACTACAAATTTAGCTGTTAATTTTAGAAGTCACTTAACACGACCCAGGTTGATAAAGTCGAAGGTGCCATTTTCTTCCATTAAACCTTTGTGGTTCATTTTACATGGCTCTTCATCATTCCTGCAATCAATCCTTCATTTAAGTGACATaacactaattcttttttttttttttttttttttttctggagacggagtctcgctctgtcgcccaggctggagtgcagtggccggatctcggctcactgcaagctccgtctcctgggttcacgccattctcctgcctcagccttcccgagtagctgggactacaggcgcccgccacctcgcccggctagttttttgtattttttagtagagacggggtttcactgtgttagccaggatggtctcgatctcctgacctcgtgatccgcccatctcggcctcccaaagtgctgggattacaggcttgagccaccgcgcccggccaacactaaTTCTTATCCTAATTCCTTAAATGCTTATTTACAACTTGGCCTCTTTTCTTCACCACTGTGGCCATATCACCTGAAAAATGCTTGACACATAATAGTCacaacagattttatttttttaaatatatgtttattgtttcACTGGACACTTGGTCTCATTTCTCTCATATGCCCTCCCATGATCTACCTTTCAATTATAATGATTCCATCCATTCTCAGACTGACACTCTTTATTTTATGTGTAGATGGCACTGACGTCAATATACAAAGCACATTTCTCCTACCTTCACTCCAGTTCATCAGGCGTACTATAGTCTATCATCTCACCTATTTTCTGACAATGTGTCAGAAATGAAAATCACTGGCTTTTTCagctcttaacatttttcccatttatttgtttatttgttatttattattattattattttttgagacagagtcttgctctgtcggccaggctggagtgcagtggtgcaatctcggctcactgcaacctccgcctcccgggttcacgccattctcctgcctcagcctctcgagtagctgggactacaggcgccagccaccacgcccagctaattttttgtatgtttagtagagacggggtttcaccgtgttagccaggatggtctcaatctcctgacctcgtgatccgcccgccttgacctcccaaagtgctgggattataggcatgagccaccgtgcccagccatatttatttattatttttgagatggagtcctgctctgtcgcccaggctggagtacagtggtgcgatcttggctcactgcaaactccacctcctgggttcaagtgattttcctgcctccgcctccagagtagctgggattacaggtgcccaccaccacgcccagctaatttttgtatttttagtagagatggggtttcgccatgttggccaggctggtctcgaactcctgacctcaggtgatccacccgcctcgacctcccaaagtgttcagattacaggcatgagccactgtgcccggcctcccaaagtgctccaattacaggcatgagccaccatgcctatccTCCCGTTatttaattcattattattatttttattatttttatttttttattttgatttttattattattattttttatttgagatggagtttcactcttgttgcccaggctggagtgcaatggggtgatcttcactcactgcagcctccggctcccaggttcaagcaattctcttgcctcagcctccctagtagctgggattacaggcatgtgccaccatgcccggctaattttgtatttttaatagagatggggtttctccctgttggtcaggctggtcttgaactcctgacctcaggggatctgcccgccttggcctcccaaagtactgggattataggcgcccaaccccttcaaaataattttgtttctactACAAAGTCAacttggtttttctgtttctcttatcATCTCTTTGCAATTTGTGATATGGTTATCAGCTTGTGAAATATATTGACATTCTCCCATATTCTCATTTCTCACTGACATCATACAAAATGACAACTAtcttatttcatgtatttattactGGAATTATCATTTGTCTTTGTGATAAGTTTTGTCTGGATTCATTCAATGTTTATTGTTACTTTCCTCACAAAGTATCCCATCAGTTTTTCcctattttttatcatttattatatgAAATTGAAATTTCTTTCAGGAACTGTCACAATAAGCCCTCATCTGGtcttttcaactttctcttggagAAAATTCTTGATAATTTCCACATGATCTAGTCTCCTAATTGTTGTTCATGAATGTAGGGTTTGTTATCACATAGATACTTTTCGTTGTGTTGTGTTCTCCCTTTAtactatatatcttttttttttttttttttgacagagtctcactctgttgcccaggctggaatgcagtggcttgatcttggctcactgcatgctctgccttcctggttcatgccattctcctgcctcagcctcccgagtagctgggactacaggcgcccaccaccacgcccagctaattttttgtattttttagtagagacggggtttcaccgtgttagctaggatggtcttgatctcctgaccttgtgatccacccaccttggcctcccaaagtgctgggattacaggcgtgagccaccgtgcccagcctatactATATATCTTCTATGTCTCAAGATTTCTCTGTGAACTCTTCCTTGATTACTGCACATCATATGTAccttactttttttctgaattccTGTGCTAACTACTGACTATAACACAAACATGCACAATTCTTGAATACAGTCGTATAATTTCTTTCCTAATTGTTTATGCTTAAGGATTTTTAAGGATGCTTCAGGATTCTTTCCCTCAAAAATAAGATCCCTTTTGAATCTTCATTTTTTTGAGGGAATCAAGCATTCTTAAGGATTCTTTTCCTAAAAGATAAGATCCCTTTTGAAACTTCATTACTGTGGTATTATTTAACATGTTAGGTGTTCAGTAGTTGCTGCGTTAATTGCTTATGGAGCTATGTAAGGGAGATATCTTTTCATCCATTCAGAAAGCATATACTAGCAAGTTCTTTTTAGATGTACCTACTCATGCTGTGTCCCTATAGATTGTGCTTGAAGTGGTTGCATTCTGCCAGACATCACCTAACTATGATTATGCAGGGATCATGTAAactcaaaagaattttttttttttttttttttgagacggagtctcacgctgttgcccaggctggagtgcagtggcgcgatctcggctcactgcaagctccgcctcctgggttcacgccattctcctgcctcggcctcctgagtagctaggactacaggcgcccgccaccccgcccggctaattttttgtatttttagtagagacggggtttcactgtggtctcgatctcctgaccttgtgatccgcccgcctcggcctcccaaagtgctgggattacaggcttgagccaccgcgcccggccagaatttttttttttttaagacggagtctcgctctgtcgtccaggctggagtgcagtggtgtgatctcggctcactgtaaactccacctcccaggttcaattgatgctcctgactcagcctccggagtagctgggactacaggcgcatgccaccatgactggccagctttttttgtatttttattagggacagtttcaccatgtcggccaggctggtctggaactcctgacctcaggtgatctgccagcctcggcctgtcaaagtgctgggattacaggcatgagccactgtgcccagcccaaaagaGTTTAAAGATCACCAAAAAAGTATTTCTATGACAAAGGATCACTATCAAGTCTGcatttttcatgaaatatttatgtCAAAGTGTAAGATTGTTAAAAGAGTTGTTAACATAATTTTTCTAGACAATAATTATATTgtctagaaaattttaaagaaatagagcttaaggccaggcgcagcactctagcctggtcgacagagtgagactccgtctcaaaaaaaaagaaatagagcttAAAATGATGGGGGAAATATATGAAGGGTTTATGAGATCGTGGAACGATATGATTTCTTTGAAGATTCTCTAAAGATAAATGGAAGTAAACCTGGAAGGCAAGCTAATTAATTAAAAgaatgtggctgggcgcggtggctcaagcctgtaatcccagcactttgggaggccgagacgggtggatcacgaggtcaggagatcgagaccatcctgtctaacacggtgaaaccccgtctctactaaaaaaatacgaaaacctagccgggcatggtggcgggcgcctgtagtcccagagaggctgaggcaggagaatggtgtgaacccgggaggcggagcttgcagtgagctgagatccggtcactgcactccagcctgggtgacagagcgagactccatctcaaaaaataaataaataaaataaaaaaaaataggccgggcacggtggctcaagcctgtaatcccagcactttgggaggccgagacgggcggatcacgaggtcaggagatcaagaccatcctggctaacacggtgaaaccccgtctctactaaaaatacaaaaaattagccgggcgtggtggcgggcgcctgtagtcccagctactcggaggctgaggcgggagaatggcgtgaacccgggaggcggagcttgcagtgagccgagatcgcaccactgcactccagcctgggagacacagcgagactccgtctcaaaaaataaataaataaataaaaataaaaaaaaaataaaagaatgtgtaCACAAGTGTGTTATTAGGAATAAGTAAGGTATATACAGGGCAGTAAGTATCAGGCCTGACTGAGGCAAAAACTACCTGTTATAAACAGGTGAGATCTGTCAGGTATGTGGACAGCCCTGAAAACTTGTgagaatataaaaaatgaatctagacaaTATAGTTTTGTTTATAGGAGAAATTCCTTGTATATGTTAGTATTGGAGTTTTTGGACTCAATGAAGAAATAGGTTTTTGAGCATAGCTTTAACATTGCTTCATTAGATATAGATGATTGCAAGGTAAGTAAAGTTAGAAATAGCTATACTTTTATAAGAGAAATGAAGGTTAAAGTTAATGTATGATCTAGGACCAGATTGTTTAATCTACCATATGAAATTAGTATTCTAATCTACCATATGAAAAGCTGGAATAAAGGAATGTTACTGCATTGGGGAAGGATGTAAGCCAGTCTTTCCTTAAACCTGAAAAAGTGAGTCAGTAACTGAAAAGAGGACTAGTCATGACAGCTTTGTTATTGAACAATTCTGAAAGAAGTGATTTAGCAGCTGTCTGAATACAGCAATTGAATATATTCTGATCTGTTTTAAAGTTGCTATTGGAAGTATTTTACTAATTTTCCCTTCGTAAGAGAAAATAATTCCTACCTATGTAGAGGATAGAGCATAGACTATAGGATTGTTTTGCTAAATACTAGAAAATGAattgataatttaaaaactaaatcaaTGACAACTGCATAGAGGAGGTGGGTTCGACAGCTGTATGTGTTTTACCGCAGTCATCTAGGGATGTTTTTATAAAAGTATTGGtgatcggccaggcacagtggctcatacctgtaatctcagcactttgggaggccgaggcgggcagatcaagaggtcaggagttcgagaccagcctggccggcctggtgaaacccccgtctctactaaaaatacaaaaaattagctaggcgtggtggcatgtgcctgtaatcccagctactcaggaggctgaggcaggagaatcgcttgaacccgggaggcagaggttgcggtgagctgagatcatgccactgcactccagcctgggcgacaaagtgagactctgtctcaaaaaaaaaaaaaattataggtgaTCTGTGTCCTCCAGAAATAATCTTTCTTCTAGTATTATCACTAAACAAAgatttttactaatttttcttGTCCATCCTACTTACATTTTAATGCTTTTGAGAGGTTCACTTCATTTTTTCTGAACACTTACCTAACCATCAACCCCCTTCTGCCATTCTTTGACTTCTTGGTTGGTTTCACTTTCTCTAGGTTCTAGTGCAAAATGCAGAAGGTATTAATGCTTATTCTTTACATCTTCATCCTTTTCCACTCTGAAGCAGTTTTTGTTTAGGttcccctccccgcacccccgccAGGCCAGTGGTCATTTGTCCTGGGTCTCTTTTTGTGCCATATGCTAGACCCTAGTGAAATTCCTTTGCATAGCAAATGTGTGAAGAttcacaaattatatttttttctagaagaaaactggaaagctgaagactttttattaaaattcaaggAACACCAAGAGAAGTATTCTAGATCAGTTGTAAGCATCAACCACAAAAAACTCGTGAAGGAGAAAAGTAACATATATGAAAAGACATTTACTCTAGGCAAAAACCCTGTTAATTCAAAACATCTACCTCCTGAATATGATACTCATGGAaggattttgaaaaatgtttcagaATTAATCATCAGTAATCTAAATCCTGCAAGAAAGAGACTTAGTGAGTATAATGGATATGGGAAATCACTCCTGAGTACTAAACAAGAGACTACTCATCCTGAAGTCAAATCCCATAATCAAAGTGACAGAGCTTTCAGTCATAATGAAGTTCTTATGCAGtatcagaaaacagaaactccAGCACAGTCATTTGGATATAATGACTGTGAAAAATCATTCCTTAAAAGGGGAGGCCTGATGACACATAATAGACCTTACAGAGGAGAAAACCCATCTGtatataataaaaagagaagagtaaCCAATATTGAAAAAAAACATACATGCAATGAATGTGGTAAATCCTTCTGCAGGAAATCAGTATTGATTCTGCATCAGGGAATTCACTCAGAAGAAAAACCCTATCAATGTCATCAATGTGGAAATGCATTTAGAAGGAAATCATATCTCATTGATCATCAGAGGACTCACACAGGTGAGAAACCCTTTGTTTGCAATGAATGTGGTAAGTCCTTCCGCCTAAAGACAGCcctcactgatcatcagagaacaCACACAGGGGAGAAATCATATGAATGTCTGCAATGTAGGAATGCCTTCAGATTGAAGTCACACCTCATTCgtcatcagagaactcacacggGAGAGAAACCATATGAGTGTAATGACTGTGGGAAGTCCTTCCGCCAGAAGACCACACTCTCTctacatcagagaattcatacagGTGAGAAACCCTATATTTGTAAAGAATGTGGGAAGTCCTTTCACCAGAAGGCAAATCTTACTGTACACCAGAGAACTCATACAGGGGAAAAGCCCTACATttgtaatgaatgtgggaaatccTTCTCCCAGAAGACAACCCTTGCTCTTCATGAGAAAACCCATAATGAGGAGAAACCCTATATTTGTAGTGAATGTGGAAAGTCCTTCCGCCAGAAGACAACCCTTGTGGCACATCAGAGAACACATACAGGGGAGAAATCTTACGAATGTCCTCACTGTGGGAAGGCCTTTAGAATGAAGTCATACCTCATTGATCATCACCgaactcacacaggagagaaaccgtatgaatgtaatgaatgtggtaAATCATTCAGTCAAAAGACAAATCTCAATctacatcagagaattcatacgggagagaaaccctatatttgtaatgaatgtgggaagTCCTTTCGCCAGAAAGCAACCCTCACGGTACATCAGAAAATACATACAGGCCAGAAATCCTATGAATGTCCTcagtgtgggaaagcctttagcAGGAAGTCATATCTCATTCATCATCAAAGAACTCATACGGGAGAGAAACCATATAAATGTAGTGAATGTGGAAAGTGCTTCCGCCAGAAGACAAATCTTATTgtacatcagagaactcacacaggtgAGAAACCCTATGTTTGTAATGAATGTGGTAAGTCTTTCAGTTATAAGAGAAACCTCATTGTCCATCAAAGAACTCACAAGGGAGAAAACATTGAAATGCAATAAATGATGTGGTTTCTTATATGAAATCTTTACAAGCTATTGTAAAcctttagttttaaaaagaaaagcatgctGAAACatgttaatgtaattttaaatcaCAAGTCTAATAATTATTAAAGTACCATACTGAATAACTGTCTACTGTTTACTAGCATATAAAATGGGTGTGATCATTATTATTGAACTCTATCAGCTATGAAGCAACTGCTCTTCCTACTGActcaaatagtttatttttaaaaaatacttatataaCACATGCAGAGACAAGATACGGAATGATTATAAGCATTAATCtccataagagaaaatatttatgaactaTATTTCTCATTGCACTCTGTAATAAAAAGCAGTTAGTTGTTACTTACGTAAGAGTTACCACTTCCATACCCTATAACATCAAAACGTAGTTTTTgcatgtttataattttatatatatatatattttatcagacATCATGAATTCTTTTATGtcttgcttatttcactcagTGTTTTTAAGATCTGTACATTATTGCATGTGGCAGTag is a genomic window containing:
- the ZNF567 gene encoding zinc finger protein 567 isoform X4 gives rise to the protein MDVMLENYCHLISVGCHMTKPDVILKLERGEEPWTSFSGHTCLEENWKAEDFLLKFKEHQEKYSRSVVSINHKKLVKEKSNIYEKTFTLGKNPVNSKHLPPEYDTHGRILKNVSELIISNLNPARKRLSEYNGYGKSLLSTKQETTHPEVKSHNQSDRAFSHNEVLMQYQKTETPAQSFGYNDCEKSFLKRGGLMTHNRPYRGENPSVYNKKRRVTNIEKKHTCNECGKSFCRKSVLILHQGIHSEEKPYQCHQCGNAFRRKSYLIDHQRTHTGEKPFVCNECGKSFRLKTALTDHQRTHTGEKSYECLQCRNAFRLKSHLIRHQRTHTGEKPYECNDCGKSFRQKTTLSLHQRIHTGEKPYICKECGKSFHQKANLTVHQRTHTGEKPYICNECGKSFSQKTTLALHEKTHNEEKPYICSECGKSFRQKTTLVAHQRTHTGEKSYECPHCGKAFRMKSYLIDHHRTHTGEKPYECNECGKSFSQKTNLNLHQRIHTGEKPYICNECGKSFRQKATLTVHQKIHTGQKSYECPQCGKAFSRKSYLIHHQRTHTGEKPYKCSECGKCFRQKTNLIVHQRTHTGEKPYVCNECGKSFSYKRNLIVHQRTHKGENIEMQ